A genomic region of Deinococcus humi contains the following coding sequences:
- a CDS encoding transposase: MVFGWLTSRPLGRCGTVSGEGVWNPKTQRIKLLALGRHVLIETGAVLRVGRGRLRIRPDRLVGDKGYSDTTVRKYLHARGIQFTGPRRKDQGPDICFDTAAYKERNKVERLINRIKNFRRMATRYDKPAISYQGWLTVAANLLWL; encoded by the coding sequence ATGGTTTTCGGGTGGCTCACCTCAAGACCGCTTGGGCGCTGCGGGACAGTCTCGGGTGAAGGGGTGTGGAACCCGAAGACACAGAGAATCAAGCTGCTGGCACTGGGCCGACACGTCCTAATAGAGACAGGTGCTGTCCTTCGTGTAGGACGAGGTCGTCTCCGGATTCGTCCTGATCGCTTGGTGGGCGATAAGGGCTACAGCGACACCACTGTCCGGAAATATCTCCATGCTCGAGGGATTCAATTTACTGGTCCCAGACGTAAAGACCAGGGACCTGACATCTGCTTCGACACAGCGGCATACAAGGAACGCAACAAGGTCGAACGCCTGATCAATCGCATTAAGAACTTTCGTCGGATGGCCACACGATACGACAAGCCTGCCATCAGTTACCAGGGATGGCTCACTGTCGCAGCGAATCTCCTCTGGCTTTGA